A region from the uncultured Holophaga sp. genome encodes:
- the nadB gene encoding L-aspartate oxidase, giving the protein MIACDVLVLGGGIAGCTAALRAAELGADVILTVKDELGETNTAYAQGGIVGPAHPDAGDSPELLARDIESAGAGLCRPSAVAQLANQGPSLCCDFLWRQLGVPFDTDERGALEPTQEAAHSARRILHAKDATGRAIQDALSRAVLASPRIRVMEQNTLVDLITVPHHSRDPRKVYDPIQVWGAYLLDTLTGQVEMALAKRTIMATGGLGYLYLHTSNPPSATGDGLAAAYRASARMVNCEYVQFHPTTLFIPGKPRRLLTEALRGEGAHLVNRKGERFMTRYAPGQMELAPRDVVSRAIFQEMAATGELCAFLDLAPLLPKLDLESRFPNILATCRAEGIDPIRQPIPVVPAAHYFCGGIAVDADGRTNLPGLYAVGEVACTGLHGANRLASTSLLEGLLWGYRSAQAAVEACHTTAMIPEGDLEPWRAPANTLQPDPLLIEQDWNSIRTTLWNYAGIVRTSARLQRAYNDMGYFYHRIEAFYREAPLSRKLLELRNGAICARLILKAALQNPISRGCHYRVN; this is encoded by the coding sequence GTGATTGCATGCGATGTTCTGGTTCTGGGTGGTGGCATCGCGGGCTGTACGGCAGCCCTCAGGGCAGCGGAGCTGGGCGCCGACGTGATCCTCACCGTCAAGGATGAGCTGGGAGAGACCAACACGGCTTACGCCCAGGGGGGTATCGTGGGTCCGGCCCATCCCGACGCCGGGGACTCCCCAGAGCTCCTGGCCCGGGACATCGAATCGGCAGGGGCCGGCCTGTGCAGGCCCAGTGCCGTGGCCCAGCTGGCCAACCAGGGGCCCAGCCTTTGCTGTGACTTCCTGTGGCGTCAGCTGGGGGTCCCCTTCGACACGGATGAGAGGGGCGCACTGGAGCCGACGCAGGAGGCGGCCCACTCCGCCCGCCGGATCCTGCACGCCAAAGACGCCACCGGAAGAGCCATCCAGGACGCCCTCAGCCGGGCCGTCCTGGCCTCGCCCCGGATCCGGGTCATGGAGCAGAACACCCTGGTGGACCTGATCACCGTGCCCCATCACAGCCGTGACCCCCGCAAGGTCTATGACCCCATCCAGGTCTGGGGGGCATACCTGCTGGACACGCTCACGGGCCAAGTGGAGATGGCTCTGGCCAAGCGCACCATCATGGCAACCGGCGGCCTGGGCTATCTCTACCTCCACACCTCCAATCCCCCCTCGGCCACCGGCGACGGACTGGCCGCCGCCTACCGGGCCAGCGCCCGCATGGTGAACTGCGAATACGTCCAGTTCCACCCGACGACCCTCTTCATCCCCGGCAAGCCCAGACGCCTGCTCACCGAAGCCCTGAGGGGCGAAGGCGCACACCTGGTGAACCGCAAGGGAGAGCGCTTCATGACCCGGTACGCCCCCGGCCAGATGGAGCTCGCACCCCGGGATGTCGTCAGCCGGGCCATCTTCCAGGAGATGGCGGCCACCGGAGAGCTCTGCGCCTTCCTGGATCTCGCCCCCCTGCTGCCGAAGCTGGATCTGGAGTCCCGCTTCCCCAACATCCTGGCCACCTGCCGCGCAGAGGGGATCGATCCCATCCGGCAGCCCATTCCCGTGGTCCCCGCCGCCCACTACTTCTGTGGCGGCATCGCCGTGGACGCCGATGGCCGCACCAACCTGCCGGGCCTCTACGCCGTGGGGGAGGTGGCCTGCACCGGCCTCCACGGGGCCAACCGTCTGGCCTCGACCTCACTCCTGGAGGGGCTCCTCTGGGGCTACCGATCCGCGCAGGCAGCGGTGGAGGCCTGCCACACCACGGCCATGATTCCGGAGGGTGACCTGGAACCCTGGCGCGCACCCGCCAACACCCTGCAGCCCGACCCCCTCCTCATCGAGCAGGACTGGAACAGCATCCGGACCACCCTCTGGAACTACGCCGGCATCGTCCGCACCAGCGCACGGCTGCAGCGGGCCTACAACGACATGGGGTATTTCTACCACCGCATCGAGGCTTTCTATCGAGAAGCCCCCCTCTCCCGCAAGCTCCTGGAACTCCGCAACGGCGCCATCTGCGCCCGCCTCATCCTCAAGGCAGCTCTCCAGAACCCCATCTCCCGTGGCTGCCACTATCGGGTGAACTGA
- a CDS encoding acetate kinase, giving the protein MTPNPAEKIILVINCGSSSLKYEVFQMPEQKSLGKGLVERIGDCTGFLAQTSPRGEIRIEEPIPDHNAALKLVAQALQDPSNGIVESLADIQGVGHRVVHGGEKFACSVAIDDAVMAAIRENIELAPLHNPANITGIEEVGKLMPKVSQVAVFDTAFHQTMPPAAYLYGLPREFYDKYRIRRYGFHGTSHRFVAGKALGLMKRVSENTNLITCHLGNGASITAIENGHSIDTSMGFTPLEGVMMGTRSGDIDPAILAYLEERGYSMKDLNSILNKKSGMLGLSGISNDLRDVEKAASEGDAHAEETLEVYAHKIRKYIGAYAAELVKVDGLIFTGGIGQWGAKMRARICRRLEHLGIVMDYNLNSHVGGQQGIVSHNFSRTTILVVPTNEELQIAMDAYDILFPCHAEKCCRA; this is encoded by the coding sequence ATGACCCCGAACCCAGCTGAAAAGATCATCCTCGTCATCAACTGCGGCAGCTCCTCGCTGAAGTATGAAGTCTTCCAGATGCCCGAGCAGAAGAGCCTGGGCAAGGGGCTGGTGGAGCGCATCGGCGACTGCACCGGCTTCCTGGCCCAGACTTCTCCCCGTGGAGAGATCCGCATCGAGGAGCCCATCCCTGATCACAACGCTGCCCTGAAGCTGGTGGCCCAGGCCCTTCAGGATCCCTCCAACGGCATCGTCGAGAGCCTCGCCGACATCCAGGGGGTGGGGCACCGCGTGGTGCACGGCGGCGAGAAGTTCGCCTGCTCCGTGGCCATCGACGACGCTGTCATGGCTGCCATCCGCGAGAACATCGAGCTGGCCCCCCTGCACAACCCCGCCAACATCACCGGCATCGAGGAAGTCGGCAAGCTGATGCCCAAGGTCAGCCAGGTGGCGGTCTTCGACACCGCCTTCCACCAGACCATGCCCCCCGCAGCCTATCTCTATGGTCTGCCCCGCGAGTTCTACGACAAGTACCGCATCCGCCGTTACGGCTTCCACGGCACCAGCCACCGCTTTGTCGCAGGCAAGGCGCTGGGTCTCATGAAGCGGGTGTCCGAGAACACCAACCTGATCACCTGCCACCTGGGCAATGGTGCCTCCATCACCGCCATCGAGAACGGCCACTCCATCGACACCTCCATGGGCTTCACCCCCCTGGAAGGCGTGATGATGGGCACCCGCAGCGGCGACATCGATCCCGCCATCCTGGCCTACCTGGAGGAGCGTGGCTACTCCATGAAGGACCTCAACAGCATCCTCAACAAGAAGAGCGGCATGCTGGGGCTTTCCGGCATCTCCAACGATCTGAGGGATGTGGAGAAGGCAGCCTCCGAAGGGGACGCCCACGCCGAGGAGACCCTGGAGGTCTACGCCCACAAGATCCGCAAGTACATCGGCGCCTACGCCGCTGAGCTGGTCAAGGTGGACGGCCTCATCTTCACCGGGGGCATCGGTCAGTGGGGGGCGAAGATGCGCGCCCGCATCTGCCGCCGCCTGGAGCACCTGGGCATCGTCATGGACTACAACCTGAACAGCCATGTCGGCGGCCAGCAGGGCATCGTGAGCCACAACTTCTCCCGGACCACCATTCTTGTGGTGCCCACCAACGAGGAGCTCCAGATCGCCATGGACGCCTATGACATTCTCTTCCCCTGCCATGCGGAGAAGTGCTGCCGCGCATAG
- a CDS encoding MotA/TolQ/ExbB proton channel family protein gives MLYAMLLDGKGVNLWEVVLHAGSVAKGVMLLLAAFSVVSWVIIFQKGTMLGRSRRITEKFRSAFRKSTSWNDFYKQTAKFEICPMVGLFNAGHSELSYQLRPLPGEKPQIRSMEAVERSLQRASVVEMGRMEKGLGILATIAAVSPFVGLFGTVWGIIDAFRGIGTTGSASLATVAIPISEALVATALGLVAAIPALMAYNFFQGQLKQWQTELDDFALEFISLTERNFT, from the coding sequence TTGCTGTACGCGATGCTGCTCGATGGAAAGGGCGTCAACCTCTGGGAGGTGGTGCTCCATGCTGGCTCCGTGGCCAAGGGTGTCATGCTGCTCCTGGCGGCCTTTTCGGTCGTCAGCTGGGTGATCATTTTCCAGAAGGGAACCATGCTTGGCCGCTCCCGGAGGATCACCGAAAAGTTCCGCTCGGCTTTCCGCAAGTCCACGTCCTGGAACGACTTTTACAAGCAGACAGCCAAATTCGAGATCTGCCCCATGGTCGGGCTGTTCAATGCGGGACACAGCGAGCTGAGCTACCAGCTCCGTCCCCTCCCCGGGGAGAAGCCCCAGATCCGCAGCATGGAAGCCGTGGAGCGCAGCCTGCAGCGGGCCTCGGTGGTGGAGATGGGCCGGATGGAGAAGGGCCTGGGCATCCTGGCCACCATCGCCGCCGTCAGCCCCTTCGTCGGCCTCTTCGGCACGGTCTGGGGCATCATCGACGCCTTCCGCGGCATCGGGACCACGGGCAGTGCCAGCTTGGCCACCGTGGCCATCCCCATCTCCGAGGCCCTGGTGGCTACGGCCCTCGGGCTGGTGGCGGCCATTCCCGCCCTCATGGCCTACAACTTCTTCCAGGGACAACTCAAGCAGTGGCAGACCGAACTGGATGACTTCGCCCTCGAGTTCATCAGCTTGACGGAGCGGAATTTCACCTGA
- the ftsW gene encoding putative lipid II flippase FtsW — translation MSPDVRRPIDRLLLFFALMLVTIGMVWIYSASAIKASQANSAATAFLARQLVGGFIGLALMLALSQVDLSELRERPKVLLVLYIVSILGLLAVFAFPAINHAHRWVRILGQSLQPSELFKPLAVLIASWWMVKNREAWGNHKDTIPKLVTLMGILIVPLGLILKEPDFGTTFLIVFVVMLLVFLGGAPRWIFAIAVPILIVVGTLFVVTSPYRLARVTSFLNPEADPLGKGHQALQSLVAVGNGGLFGVGLGAGRQKLFFLPEAHTDFIYAVIGEEAGMVGSLLVVVLFLAILIRGYRIARRCRDAFLRLCAMGFTLLLVVQALMNMSVVLSIAPNKGIPLPFISYGSSSLIASLASLGLLLSISKETGE, via the coding sequence ATGTCTCCTGACGTCCGCCGTCCCATCGACCGTCTCCTCCTCTTCTTCGCCCTCATGCTGGTGACGATCGGGATGGTCTGGATCTACTCCGCCTCGGCCATCAAGGCCTCCCAGGCCAACTCGGCGGCGACGGCCTTCCTCGCCCGCCAGCTGGTGGGGGGCTTCATCGGCTTGGCCCTCATGCTGGCCCTGAGCCAAGTGGACCTCTCGGAGCTCCGGGAGCGGCCCAAGGTGCTCCTGGTCCTCTACATCGTCTCCATCCTCGGCCTGCTGGCGGTCTTCGCCTTTCCGGCCATCAACCATGCCCACCGCTGGGTGAGGATCCTGGGGCAGAGCCTCCAGCCCTCCGAGCTCTTCAAGCCCCTGGCGGTCCTCATCGCCTCCTGGTGGATGGTCAAGAACCGGGAGGCCTGGGGCAACCACAAGGACACCATCCCCAAGTTGGTGACCCTCATGGGCATCCTCATCGTGCCCCTGGGGCTGATCCTGAAGGAGCCGGACTTCGGCACCACCTTCCTGATCGTCTTCGTGGTCATGCTCCTGGTCTTTCTGGGGGGGGCGCCCCGCTGGATCTTCGCCATCGCCGTCCCCATCCTCATCGTGGTGGGCACCCTCTTCGTGGTGACCTCTCCCTACCGTCTCGCCCGGGTCACCAGCTTCCTCAACCCGGAGGCCGACCCTCTGGGCAAAGGGCATCAGGCCCTCCAGAGCCTCGTGGCCGTGGGGAACGGCGGTCTCTTCGGGGTCGGGCTGGGGGCCGGAAGGCAGAAGCTCTTCTTTCTGCCCGAGGCCCACACCGACTTCATCTATGCTGTCATCGGCGAGGAGGCTGGGATGGTGGGTTCCCTCCTGGTCGTGGTGCTCTTCCTGGCCATCCTCATCCGGGGCTACCGGATCGCCCGCCGCTGTCGCGATGCCTTTCTGCGCCTCTGTGCCATGGGTTTCACCCTGCTGCTGGTGGTCCAGGCCCTCATGAACATGAGCGTGGTGCTCAGCATCGCCCCGAACAAGGGCATCCCCTTGCCCTTCATCAGCTACGGGAGTTCGAGTCTCATCGCCTCCCTGGCCTCCCTGGGGCTGCTCCTCTCCATCAGCAAGGAGACAGGAGAGTGA
- a CDS encoding TetR/AcrR family transcriptional regulator, giving the protein MPTRSATSSPDTPDPSVQDRLLQAGLQCLATLGGHKASVKQIATLAGVNHGLVHYYFGSKEALMVALFRRMAEGQLRALSRIRDPRGLKRMLSHFALPNTRLILEFALLAREMPELRQALQVQLRKLARLSADRMAHGDLRDGWLLVSTVAGLALHFPEMDEIDMDYMAQRIMTWMRPELA; this is encoded by the coding sequence ATGCCCACCAGATCTGCCACCAGCTCCCCTGACACGCCTGATCCCTCCGTCCAGGACCGGCTGCTGCAGGCGGGCCTCCAGTGCCTTGCGACCCTGGGCGGACACAAGGCCAGCGTGAAGCAGATCGCGACCCTGGCGGGGGTCAACCATGGCCTGGTCCACTATTACTTCGGCAGCAAGGAGGCCCTGATGGTCGCCCTCTTCAGGCGTATGGCCGAAGGCCAGCTCCGCGCCCTCTCCCGCATCAGGGATCCCCGGGGCCTCAAGCGCATGCTCTCCCACTTCGCACTTCCCAACACCCGGCTGATCCTGGAGTTCGCTCTGCTGGCGCGGGAGATGCCCGAACTGCGGCAGGCGCTCCAGGTTCAGCTGCGCAAGCTGGCCAGGCTCTCTGCGGATCGCATGGCCCACGGCGACCTGCGGGACGGCTGGCTCCTGGTCTCCACGGTGGCGGGCCTGGCCCTGCACTTCCCGGAGATGGATGAGATTGACATGGATTACATGGCCCAGCGCATCATGACCTGGATGAGGCCGGAACTGGCCTGA
- a CDS encoding polysaccharide deacetylase family protein — protein MKTLSLRVDVDTLDGTLQGIPNLLRMLDRHGMQASFYFSLGPDSSGKAIRRIFRPGFLQKMRRTKAGQLYTWRTMMYGVLLPAPIIYRRAAAQMRSVREAGHEVAIHAWDHVQYHDLLDRKSRRWLGEWFESAHTAFEEVFGCPARGAVSPAWRCNDTTLELQEAYGLAYAGDCRGSRAFFPEVGGRTLGTLQVPTTLPTLDELLGLEGRNASDAMTEILGMVREDALNIFALHTEVEGGALSGVFDTFLEGVAERGIRVQTVADRLPGLLSWGPPSAPITRREIPGRAGWVSFGP, from the coding sequence ATGAAGACCCTCTCCCTTCGGGTGGATGTGGACACCCTGGACGGGACCCTCCAGGGGATCCCGAACCTGCTCCGCATGCTGGACCGGCACGGTATGCAGGCGAGTTTCTACTTCTCCCTGGGGCCCGACAGCTCGGGCAAGGCCATCCGGAGGATCTTCCGGCCGGGCTTCCTCCAGAAGATGCGCCGGACCAAGGCCGGACAGCTCTACACCTGGCGGACCATGATGTACGGGGTGCTGCTCCCGGCGCCCATCATCTACCGGCGGGCTGCCGCCCAGATGCGGAGTGTCCGGGAGGCGGGTCACGAGGTGGCCATCCATGCCTGGGATCATGTGCAGTATCACGACCTGCTGGACCGGAAGTCCCGTCGCTGGCTTGGAGAGTGGTTCGAGTCGGCCCACACCGCCTTCGAGGAGGTCTTCGGCTGTCCCGCCCGGGGGGCCGTGAGCCCCGCCTGGCGCTGCAATGACACGACCCTGGAGCTCCAGGAGGCCTATGGTCTGGCCTACGCCGGGGACTGCCGGGGGAGCAGGGCCTTCTTCCCCGAGGTGGGGGGACGGACCCTGGGGACCCTCCAGGTCCCCACCACCCTGCCCACCCTTGATGAGCTGCTGGGGCTGGAGGGGCGGAACGCCTCGGACGCCATGACGGAGATCCTGGGGATGGTCCGGGAGGATGCCCTGAACATCTTCGCCCTCCATACCGAGGTGGAGGGCGGTGCCCTGAGCGGCGTCTTCGACACCTTCCTGGAGGGGGTGGCTGAGCGGGGGATCCGGGTTCAGACGGTGGCTGACAGGCTTCCCGGGCTTCTGTCCTGGGGACCTCCCTCTGCCCCCATCACCCGCCGGGAGATCCCAGGCCGGGCCGGCTGGGTGAGCTTCGGCCCCTGA
- a CDS encoding HAD family hydrolase — MTTPLHPQNVIALVWDFDKTLIPGYMQDPIFEEYRVDAAQFWREVNALPAYYRQLGVNVSGDNSYLNHLLTYVQHGQMQGLTNARLRELGARIRFHPGLPDFFPYLRDKLAELPDAGRFELKLEHYIVSTGLREMIEGSSIRPYVDGIWASEFIENPAEPHFDPEATVSLDESKAPPSLFPKSGITQIAVAYDNTSKTRALFEINKGGNKNASIDVNSTMRAEDRRVPFQHMIYIADGPSDVPAFSVMRQNGGTAYAVYDDHSDLSLEQVERLRRDGRIDHFGPADYRADSPTGKWLWLRVRQIAQAIIQERQAALKVRVGAAPTHLPH, encoded by the coding sequence ATGACCACGCCTCTCCATCCCCAGAACGTCATCGCCCTCGTCTGGGATTTCGACAAGACGCTGATCCCGGGCTATATGCAGGACCCCATCTTCGAGGAATACCGGGTCGATGCCGCCCAGTTCTGGCGGGAGGTGAATGCGCTGCCTGCCTACTACCGGCAGCTGGGTGTGAACGTGAGCGGGGACAACTCCTACCTGAACCACCTCCTCACCTACGTCCAGCACGGCCAGATGCAGGGGCTCACCAATGCCCGGCTCCGGGAGCTGGGGGCACGGATCCGCTTCCATCCGGGCCTGCCTGACTTCTTTCCTTACCTCCGGGACAAGCTCGCCGAGCTGCCCGATGCGGGGCGCTTCGAGCTTAAGCTCGAGCACTACATCGTCTCCACCGGCCTCAGGGAGATGATCGAGGGCAGCTCCATCCGGCCCTATGTGGACGGCATCTGGGCTTCGGAGTTCATCGAAAACCCTGCCGAGCCGCACTTTGATCCCGAGGCCACCGTGTCCTTGGACGAGTCCAAGGCCCCTCCCTCTCTCTTCCCCAAGTCCGGCATCACTCAGATCGCCGTGGCCTACGACAACACGAGCAAGACCCGGGCCCTCTTCGAGATCAACAAGGGCGGGAACAAGAACGCCAGCATCGATGTGAACTCCACCATGCGTGCCGAAGACCGCCGTGTGCCTTTCCAGCACATGATCTACATCGCCGATGGCCCCAGCGATGTGCCGGCCTTCTCGGTCATGCGCCAGAACGGCGGGACCGCCTATGCGGTCTATGACGACCACAGCGACCTGAGCCTGGAGCAGGTGGAGCGGTTGCGCCGGGATGGCCGCATCGACCACTTCGGTCCGGCGGACTACCGGGCCGACAGTCCCACGGGGAAGTGGCTCTGGCTGCGGGTCCGCCAGATCGCCCAGGCCATCATCCAGGAGCGCCAGGCAGCCCTCAAGGTCCGGGTCGGGGCGGCGCCCACGCATTTGCCGCACTGA
- a CDS encoding PilZ domain-containing protein, translated as MMEPMQNPELDALLERGASLSAPASLRESGSLRMLGDLQLISIDQGRSVLFRGAKRRDQHPPVGSVLTLSLLLETEAVALRTSMMELVSAPEEAGPLVRVTWPTEILECHRREDLKVASPGLPALDAQVDVGGQICEAKLLNLSETGIGLGFAQSFPLVLRAHLSVQAVLPGNIPFEINGEVRHMEILEGDNLPLRVGVVLGDYTGASREGMRRFIQAKRTLMSEMLRNPGDR; from the coding sequence ATGATGGAACCCATGCAGAATCCGGAACTGGACGCCCTGCTTGAGAGGGGCGCGAGCCTCTCCGCCCCCGCCAGCCTCAGGGAGTCCGGGAGTCTGCGGATGCTCGGCGACTTGCAGCTCATCTCGATCGATCAGGGCCGGTCCGTGCTCTTCCGGGGGGCGAAGCGTCGGGATCAGCACCCTCCTGTCGGCTCGGTGCTGACCCTCTCCCTTCTCCTGGAGACGGAGGCGGTCGCCCTGCGCACCAGCATGATGGAGCTGGTCTCGGCTCCTGAGGAGGCGGGCCCTCTGGTGCGGGTGACCTGGCCCACCGAGATTCTGGAGTGCCACCGCCGGGAGGACCTCAAGGTGGCCTCGCCCGGGCTGCCGGCGCTGGACGCCCAGGTGGATGTCGGGGGGCAGATCTGCGAGGCCAAGCTCCTGAACCTCTCCGAGACGGGCATCGGTCTGGGCTTCGCCCAGTCCTTCCCTCTGGTGCTGCGGGCCCATCTCTCGGTCCAGGCCGTCCTGCCCGGAAACATCCCCTTTGAAATCAACGGGGAGGTCCGCCACATGGAGATCCTGGAGGGGGACAACCTGCCGCTCAGGGTGGGGGTGGTCCTGGGCGACTACACGGGCGCCTCCCGCGAGGGCATGCGGCGCTTCATCCAGGCCAAGCGTACCCTCATGTCCGAGATGCTCCGGAATCCGGGAGACCGATGA
- a CDS encoding DNA cytosine methyltransferase: protein MLRAIEFFSGIGGWRCAMGAQGRVLRAYDISPAANDTYALNHGERPLDREIASLAAGDLRPLAADTWLMSPPCQPFCRMGSHQDLEDRRSAGFLRLMELIRECPPRHLLLENVVGFPGSEAHSLLLSRLREAGMAWRELQLCPTRFGIPNLRPRVYLVASRNPIRDAAPPHLEPGPLSDFLDPVADPDTVLDPDPLARHGPGLALVTPESRCSACFIGGYGKRFVGSGAFLKTQEGVRRFSPGEVARLMGLPPDFRFPEHLPRVKRYKLLGNGLSIPVTRWLFTLLSPC from the coding sequence GTGCTGAGAGCCATCGAGTTCTTCTCCGGCATCGGCGGGTGGCGCTGTGCCATGGGGGCACAGGGAAGGGTCCTGCGGGCCTATGACATCAGCCCCGCGGCCAATGACACCTACGCCCTCAACCATGGCGAGCGCCCCCTGGACCGGGAGATCGCAAGTCTCGCAGCCGGTGACCTCCGGCCCCTGGCAGCCGACACCTGGCTCATGAGCCCCCCCTGCCAGCCCTTCTGCAGGATGGGGAGCCACCAGGACCTGGAGGACCGGCGCTCGGCGGGCTTCCTCAGGCTCATGGAGCTGATCCGGGAGTGCCCTCCCCGGCATCTGCTGCTGGAGAACGTCGTGGGCTTCCCAGGTTCGGAGGCCCACAGCCTCCTGCTCTCCCGTCTGCGGGAGGCCGGCATGGCGTGGCGGGAGCTCCAGCTCTGCCCCACCCGCTTCGGGATTCCCAACCTGCGCCCCAGGGTCTACCTCGTCGCCAGCCGCAACCCCATCCGGGACGCGGCCCCGCCTCACCTGGAGCCGGGCCCCCTCTCGGACTTCCTGGACCCGGTTGCGGACCCGGACACCGTCCTCGATCCGGACCCCTTGGCTCGCCATGGTCCCGGTCTCGCCCTGGTGACCCCGGAATCCCGCTGCTCGGCCTGCTTCATCGGCGGCTACGGAAAACGCTTCGTGGGAAGCGGCGCCTTCCTGAAGACCCAGGAGGGCGTCCGACGTTTCTCCCCCGGAGAGGTCGCCCGTCTCATGGGGCTGCCACCGGACTTCCGCTTCCCGGAGCACCTCCCCCGGGTGAAGCGCTACAAGCTCCTGGGCAATGGGCTCAGCATCCCGGTCACCCGCTGGCTCTTCACTCTCCTGTCTCCTTGCTGA
- a CDS encoding LPP20 family lipoprotein codes for MKSRLALASCLTILALGVACGDQAPQTTPVTTTPTKSAPAWVDNPNIPEGLADVGIAQANPMGDKAMQRTTALADARTRLAGQLKVRVQNMFSQLNQQVTTATSNSPKNGKPLKSDVMQRVTENVTRNLVDQELQGATVREWWLDPSDGSLYCHLVMSKETLERVMQQQAQKEIRNEIAQGEVSLENALDKLDAAIAASR; via the coding sequence ATGAAGTCCCGTTTGGCCCTTGCTTCCTGCCTCACCATCCTGGCCCTGGGTGTCGCCTGCGGTGACCAGGCTCCGCAGACCACCCCGGTCACCACCACGCCGACCAAGTCCGCTCCAGCCTGGGTGGACAACCCCAATATCCCCGAGGGGCTGGCGGATGTGGGTATCGCCCAGGCCAACCCCATGGGGGACAAGGCCATGCAGCGTACCACGGCCCTCGCGGATGCCCGGACCCGGCTGGCCGGGCAGCTGAAGGTGCGGGTCCAGAACATGTTCAGCCAGCTCAACCAGCAGGTGACCACGGCCACCTCCAATTCCCCGAAGAACGGCAAGCCCCTCAAGAGCGATGTCATGCAGCGGGTCACCGAGAATGTCACCCGGAACCTGGTAGACCAGGAGCTCCAGGGGGCCACGGTCCGGGAGTGGTGGCTGGATCCCAGCGATGGCAGCCTCTACTGCCACCTGGTGATGAGCAAGGAGACCCTTGAGCGGGTCATGCAGCAGCAGGCCCAGAAGGAGATCCGCAACGAGATCGCCCAGGGGGAGGTCTCCCTGGAGAATGCCCTCGACAAGCTGGATGCCGCCATCGCCGCTTCCCGCTGA
- a CDS encoding DUF309 domain-containing protein yields the protein MTPSLSAPCDARPVFWQRQPRMPLPVMRLLRSRLAAAMKEGRRRSLLAWPTILGAPRLLEQHPEGIPWPLLMEKASNLLSPLGFHQPEDSWSKDLAAFPDSATLGETGWLPHGSWAPMSALVSLRSGVMLLALMGNPEVPGFGLQVAATLFNSALYHECHDVLEPLWEASRGHTKAGLQGLILLAAGFHHQQLHNLDGMSGLWEDACSLLVPRAGELTTPWGVLDYSAALEAATARLEWLAGKDRDSNLAPLWEMPRPTWELL from the coding sequence ATGACCCCCTCCCTGTCCGCCCCCTGTGATGCCCGGCCAGTCTTCTGGCAGCGCCAGCCACGGATGCCGCTTCCGGTGATGCGCCTCCTCCGCAGCCGCCTGGCGGCGGCCATGAAGGAGGGGCGACGGAGATCCCTCCTTGCCTGGCCGACGATCCTGGGCGCTCCTCGACTGCTTGAGCAGCACCCGGAGGGGATCCCTTGGCCCCTCCTCATGGAGAAGGCCTCCAACCTCTTGTCACCCCTTGGGTTCCACCAGCCGGAAGACAGCTGGAGCAAGGACCTGGCCGCCTTCCCCGACAGCGCTACCCTGGGGGAGACGGGTTGGCTGCCCCATGGCTCCTGGGCCCCCATGAGCGCCCTCGTCAGCCTCCGATCCGGAGTCATGCTCCTGGCCCTGATGGGCAACCCCGAGGTGCCCGGCTTCGGACTGCAGGTCGCCGCCACCCTATTCAACTCCGCGCTCTACCATGAATGCCACGATGTGCTCGAGCCCCTCTGGGAGGCCAGCCGCGGGCACACCAAGGCGGGGCTCCAGGGACTGATCCTCCTTGCTGCCGGCTTCCACCATCAGCAGCTCCACAACCTGGACGGCATGTCGGGGCTCTGGGAGGACGCCTGCAGCCTCCTGGTCCCCCGGGCGGGAGAGCTGACGACCCCCTGGGGGGTTCTGGACTACTCGGCGGCCCTGGAGGCCGCCACGGCACGGCTGGAATGGCTGGCGGGAAAGGACCGGGACTCCAACCTGGCCCCCCTCTGGGAGATGCCGCGCCCCACCTGGGAGCTGCTGTGA